From Oryzias latipes chromosome 3, ASM223467v1:
GGAAAGCTGATTTAATAAACAGCAGTATTTGAATGTGAGGAGCATCAAACCTTGAGCGTGTCTTTGCCGTTCTCCCAGCTCGTCAGCCTTCATGCCCgctttgttattttcttcaaaaactactggcttGTCAGGCTGCTTGATAGCAGCTTGGGGTCCCATCCCCTCAGCTTGGCCTTCCGCTCTGTCCAGCTGAAGTCTGGGCTGGTCAAGCAACAGGCCTTGACCTCCGGGACCGTCGGCTGCTCCCAGTCCTGGTTCAGCTGCCACATTGGGGCCATCAGGATGTTTCTGAGTGATGGCAGGTTTCTTCAAGGCTGCAGGTTATTGGAATTGACTTTCATTCTTTTTAGACTTAACTGAAACAGCTGCCAATTTAAAGCAGCGACTAAACATTTGAAAGAATTTATAATCATCAAATAAAGCCTATTTTAAAGCCGTAGTGTTGGTCTTAGAAAAGAATTTTGCCTCAATCGGAACAGTAGTAGATAGTTCAGAAGACCATGATCTaaacttttatttgtaattattttttaaataaaaatgcccCAAAACAAAATCCATTTCCTGTAAAAGTTTAAGTTTATCACTTACCAAATTGGACTTCATCAATTTTCCCCACCTCACTGTCTTCAATACCAGGCATGCCAGCATCACTTCCAGGTTTGCCTATTTCTTCTGTAACAGAACAAAGCATAGATTGATTCACAGATACATACCATCAGCTTAAACTTTTAGAATGATTgtctttttattcaaaaatgaaaaggttttgcGTAAGAACTGTCCAATAAATAGAGATCGTTTTGTTGCTTCACAACAAATAAAACCTTCCCTTCCTGGAAACACCCTACCTTTTAGGTGGGCCTGTCTGTCATGGCGGTGAGTGGGAACTGGATGGCGTTCTCTGACCATGTCCACGCCATGGGCTACACCTAGATGCCTATCTGTCACAATACCCTTTTGGCCATCCATTAGACTCTgaagaaatcattaaaaaaaaaaaagatatgaaagtaggaaataaaaataatcaggaTCAAAACAGAGAATTCGATCTGAAACTAACTCACATGATTTTAATATATATGATATAAGTTGAGGTTTTgatcacacacacataaatactAACCTGTTTTCGCTTGGATGTTTCTTCCTCCAGGCTCTTTTTCGTGTCTTCATACTCTCCTTTCAGTTCTGCAATCTGACGCCCACACTGTAAACTAGTCAACACAAAAGCAATGGGAAAGTGAGGTTGGGTTAATCATTGTTCGCCTTATTCCTACATGAATACCACACCTTTTATTAAGGAGTTGCAAAGCTACTTTCACCATCTGATAAGGATTAAAGTGGCCAGATTATGTCTTCCACCACTGTTGCTAAACTTAAAAGAAAGGTACTTAAAAACTAAAGGGGTCTTTGCAAAGCCACAAGTTAATCTCAAAAGcgtgcagaattttttttcaacacaaatAACACTGCTTAAATATTCAATCTATTGAGAAATCTAAAAGGAAATTCTGTGAAGTACTATATTATCAAATACCCAAAATGATGCTAATGCAACAagtcaatatatttttttctgttctaaaTGTCAGTTCCTCATGAGTTTATTCCAGTCCCACACACAGGTTGGAAAGAGCGTGTAACCTGCTGCACTTTCAATTCCAGGAAGTATTTCTTCTGGactatttatgtattttgtatCTCTTGATGCTTAGTTTTGGGGTGTTAATGGTGTTGCTCTGACTGGTTTCAGATCAAAAGATGCTTCAAGATTTATTCTAGGTCAAATTGCCTCACTACCCCCTCAACCCTAAAAGACTATATAGTCCAGGACTATCTACTGCCCTGGATTTTAGTGCAATTCCGACACATGCTCACTCATTTCTTTGATTTAAAGCCAAATATGACATTAGCCATttgccaaagtaaaaacctcataaatatgaatattttacaaataatatTTAGGAATCCACAGTGTTCTGATGATAAACACTTGGAttagttataaaaataaatgtaaaaaaaataaatgtacatgaTCTCCCTCACATTACCTGTTTCTGccatttttcaaatgacaacaTGCCAAACGCCCTACATAGTGACCAACTATGGAGTACTAAGTGAATTCTGACACAGCCTTATACTCCGTCTGTTGACAAAACTGTCTGAACAGTGTACCAGTATAGCCTTAAGTATAGTTCTTTTGTGGGAAACACCCGCGTAACTGCTtatgaaaagaaagacaaagttGAGGAAATGTAgacagttacaaaaaaaaagataaactacAAACCTCTCATACTCCAACTTTTTCTCCAACGTAGTGCTATTTTTCTTCACTTCTATTAGCTGCTGTTCTTGCTTCATGAACTCTTGCTTCAGATCCTTTAGTTGCTCTATTTGTGGAAACACCACCATACATGGAAACACATATATTTAGCAGAGACAGGACATAAATCTGTTAAATAAGCCAAGACCCTTTTCTTGACAGGTTATCATTAAACATCAAACTTTGCTCCAGGGCGCCCACTGCTGGCCTGCCGTACCTTTCAGTCTCTGTACCTCTGTCATCTGGGCTGTGACGTCATCTTTAATCTTCATCTATCACAACAAAAACTTCCAGAGGTCAGGTCAAGCAAAAACAAGCAAGTTTCTGACATTGAACACAAGTAATGTgttaaaatgacaaacttttcatttgttttattttatacattaaacaatAAAGTTGCCTCATCACTAGACAGCTTTCTATTGTAGAGAACATTTAAATAGTGAGTAAAGGTTAAAGAGTAAATAATATTTGCAATGATTAGTGGGTTTGGCTGAAGGACTCTCCGCTGTATGTGGCACAGATCTGTATTGACACAGGGTTGGGCTGTTGACACTGATGTCTTTAAAACTGGCTAATGCTCATTTCTATCCTGCTTGAGGTGACAGAGATCCGCATGCTGAAATGCCAGGCTTCAAACTGCAAATATTGGATGTTAAGTTTACAAaacaatttgcaaataaataaataagtaaaagtcCTAGTTAGGTTGACACCTGCTTTGCTAGATTGTTCAGGTCTACGAGTTATTTTCCAATTACCCAGGCTGTCTTATATGTCCTTCACTGCTTTGTTTGTCAGTCCATTGTGCTTTTATCCTTCTTTGAAAtctgtattatttttaatgctgCTTGTGCTTCTGGAAGAAATAACTTCAGAGTAAATGCATGCATGTTTTCTTATGACCAAATAAGTGGttcttaaaaaatgcaaaaaaacaacaacaaataagtCACAGCAGCACATCACTGATACCCCCAAACAAATATATAGAATTTAAGTTAAACCTAAGTCTCTGGCAGAGAAAATATTATTTCCTTACTGTAATATTAGAACTGTTTCCTCATGTATTGTTGGAGCATCTAAGGAGGAGCTAGCCAAAAAGTTTAGGGTGATACAACTTAACAGTAAAACCAGTGAGATCAATCACTGCACAAGACAAGGGTTGGAAAGAGCTCTGTGGAAAGTCAAGGTGAATTACTCAGCTAAAAAGTAAAGTGGTAAAACCTGCCTCACAACTATGAAACAATACTTAAAAGTCATTAGAATAAAAGCTGTTCATATTTGAATGAAGCTGTCAAGTTCATTTAAATTGATAGGTTGCCTGAGTGGAATCATGATATAAAAGAGGGTTTTGGGAAATGTGCATTAAAATTCAAGACAGTTTTGAATTCAAAAATCTCTGGCAGGTAAGACAGATAATCAAAAGCTCGCTTTACCTTCTCATCTGTGCACTTCTTTATCTGCGCCTCTCGGGCCTGGAGTTTGCCCTCCAGGACGCTGTAATCTCCATCCCTCTGGTCGATTTGCTTCCTGTGCGAGTCCACCTGCACCATCAGCTCGGAGTTCCGCTTCTCCAGTCGGCTCCGCGCCGCGTCCGTGCGCTTCACCTGCGTCTGCACCTCCGCCAGCTCGTCCAGCAAGCGGCCGTGCTTGTTCGACACAGTCCAGTAGTTGAAAGACAGTACGGCGATGATCCCCATCAAAAAGACGAGGATGAAAGAGGGGATCCGGCCCCCTCGCCGGTTTCCACCAAACCCGATCATGTCAAAAAAAACACCCCGAGCGTAACGTGACTTCTGGTCGTTTCTGCAGCCTACTGAGCTCTGCGCGCGTGTCGTCCGGAGCTTAAGCACATCCGTGTACGTGTCTTGCCGTGAATGCGGCAGCCGTTGGGAAACACAACGACAACATTTACATAGCCATGAATTGGAAGGCTCTTCACATTTTTCCCTGGCTTATTTACTTCCCTTTTTACTTTAGCACTCCTGACATCTTTTCACAAACTGCTCCGGCGCTGGCCGGTGAATCCTCCCGCGGGGACGTGGCCTAGCCCAGCTGGCAACGTTGGACACGAGACGAGGCAACGACGAGACGTGGACAGCAAGGCAGCGCTGTGACACTGAAGGAGCGAATACAGCATACGGATAAATGCCGCCTCAAAACGGTGACCGCGGCACCTCTGGTGCAGGAACAACCGTACAGGCGTCCATATCCCCTTTGATCACAAAATGTCcatcaaaaatgatcaaagagTCTGACATGACGTCGGTGTTAGCTTCTAAATTAACGTTGGCTAATCACCCTGAACAACCAGCTAGCAAAGATGCACAAATATTTTTACCCGCTGTCAGGAAAAAAAGccaattttttgttaaaaaaaaagaatccttaAATGCAATAATAAAAATTATACACATTTATAAGTTGAATTTGCTCTCATCAATTTGCAGCTTACCAAAAATCCTAAACAAACGGATGGCAGCTTGGTACTGACACCCCACACCAGCTTCCGGTTTAAGCTACCAACATTACAAAATAAAGCTAGAAGGTGAAACTTCACTGGCATTTCTTTCCATTTCACAAACGTGAAATGCtattttttgcagaataacCGGGATCAATATGatcaaaatacataaatgatTAGGTttccaggaaaagaaaaaaaatcaaaaggttcTGGTTGATTCATTGTGGAC
This genomic window contains:
- the casc4 gene encoding protein CASC4 isoform X2 — translated: MIGFGGNRRGGRIPSFILVFLMGIIAVLSFNYWTVSNKHGRLLDELAEVQTQVKRTDAARSRLEKRNSELMVQVDSHRKQIDQRDGDYSVLEGKLQAREAQIKKCTDEKMKIKDDVTAQMTEVQRLKEQLKDLKQEFMKQEQQLIEVKKNSTTLEKKLEYESLQCGRQIAELKGEYEDTKKSLEEETSKRKQSLMDGQKGIVTDRHLGVAHGVDMVRERHPVPTHRHDRQAHLKEEIGKPGSDAGMPGIEDSEVGKIDEVQFALKKPAITQKHPDGPNVAAEPGLGAADGPGGQGLLLDQPRLQLDRAEGQAEGMGPQAAIKQPDKPVVFEENNKAGMKADELGERQRHAQGPDDAKVDSEHLKRIPLPPNGAQVPNPIQPQRARDQAPARPVHHRQNDEDRDLQGERPVDYGKRRPANDIL
- the casc4 gene encoding protein CASC4 isoform X1, which encodes MIGFGGNRRGGRIPSFILVFLMGIIAVLSFNYWTVSNKHGRLLDELAEVQTQVKRTDAARSRLEKRNSELMVQVDSHRKQIDQRDGDYSVLEGKLQAREAQIKKCTDEKMKIKDDVTAQMTEVQRLKEQLKDLKQEFMKQEQQLIEVKKNSTTLEKKLEYESLQCGRQIAELKGEYEDTKKSLEEETSKRKQSLMDGQKGIVTDRHLGVAHGVDMVRERHPVPTHRHDRQAHLKEEIGKPGSDAGMPGIEDSEVGKIDEVQFALKKPAITQKHPDGPNVAAEPGLGAADGPGGQGLLLDQPRLQLDRAEGQAEGMGPQAAIKQPDKPVVFEENNKAGMKADELGERQRHAQGPDDAKVDSEHLKRIPLPPNGAQVPNPIQPQRARDQAPARPVHHRQSRFFDENESPVDPQHGSKLADYNGDDGNVGEYEADKQAELAYNEEEDGDGGEEDVQDDEDRDLQGERPVDYGKRRPANDIL